In Centroberyx gerrardi isolate f3 chromosome 7, fCenGer3.hap1.cur.20231027, whole genome shotgun sequence, the sequence TTCAAACGCAAAAATAGGGCCAAACATCTCAATAATGTTACAAATTATGACTTTGTCCTCATCAGGACAGAAAATGTAGTAACTTAGCAAATAGAAGAAGTCCACCGAAATACTTTCCTCACCTCTGAACTCTCCTCAAtaccctcctcatcctctgacAGGTCTAGTTTGACGtcctcaccacctcctcctcctcctcctcctcctcctcctcctcctcccgggGGGTCGGTGCTGGAGCCTGACATACTGACTGTGGAGGCTCCTGGGTCTGCTGACAACAGCTCTGCCGCTTCCTCAAACTCTACACACAGAAGGAGGGCAAGAAAGAGAGCCAATGACATCTTAGTAGTGGTAGAAGTGACAAAAATGGTCTACTGTTGTCAGATGTTGCCAAAAAGAACATTATTTGATTGAATTGACCATTAACTTTCACCTGTTATTGTCCACTGTGAAGTGATTCAGTGGAATTAGTTACAGTGCAATAactatattctgtatttgattctgatcttatcatttttttctgctgtttctatttgtttttgaGGGGTTtttatatacttatatatatatatatatatatatatatgtatatatatacatacactgttttttatatactgtttttattaGTTTATATTGCGTtttattctttctgtcttttaacaaagtacacaagcaaccactaagctaaattccttgtatgtgcaaatatgcttggccaataaaaggattctgattctgattcatgCGATCATTAAACATGGCCTGTTTAGATATAGCATAGCGGTAAACTAGTTGTGAACACTGCGGTACAAGAAATGTCCTTGCTCTTTATCATAAATTACTTGTACCTTACCTGATTAGTTCAAAACAACAAAGATCTGACTTAACTAAGATCCATATTACCAAACACTTGAATATCAGAGGAAGAGGCGGCAGCAATACGTATTAAAACAAGAACTCTGAAAGCTTAGACGGAGAGCAGTTATATCTGAATACCGTGTATTAAAGCTTGACATCAGTAAACTCAATGTCTTccttcttagtgtgtggtgggtgggcAGAGAAGATTTCCCTCCAGCGTCCATAAATTTgtgcaaatagggtgaatctactgcgtctcaattagaggggatgggacactcttctatattgcagctccactttgtgatttaggctgataagacggctgtttttttgcataaacatcttgcctagagcagctttaaagtGCACCAGCAAGTCTGGAGATGAAAGAGCAAGGAGTGCCCATGGAACATAAGATATGTAGGGGGGATAGGAGAGGAAAGACAACGAAAAACAGGGTAGAGAAATAAAGAAGCTGAAAGAGATGAGGGGCTCGTACCACGGTGAGGACAGCTTTTGTGATACATAAACAGAGATCAGAACATTATGCATGAATGCTTTGAATTCTGGGACGCTTACCTTGGAATGTTAGCTCACTCGGACTGGCCATTGCTGCACTGGATAAACAGCAACCTCATGCAAGACCTAGGAGAAGTTTGAGAGCATATCTTAGTCCGTATATGGAACAATATGTTATAACATATCTTAGAACAAGTCACTGATATAACAGCAACGTTGAGGCGAAGCGTCAACTCATTGCCAATAAAACATATGTTACCGAGCTGCAAGTTAATCTAGCAGGAAGTTCATTTGTTTAAGCTGTCATTCTCAAAACTCAGTCAGCCAGGTAACTACCAAAAAGCAATTCTGCTGCTATTTGTCAGACTTTGTTTGTAATGAGCAGAAAAGCGTGAGTTAACCAACCTGTCCACAGCAGGAATTCCTCTGTCCGCAATGATGATGTGACAGTAGCACAGGTATTAGCAGTGCTGGTTTACAGTACCAGGAATGACAGCTAATGCTAGCTAGTCTACATGAACGCTAGCACTCGATTATTTCCGCGTCTGTTTAAACATGTAGATATATGTCAACACGACCGGTGTAGGTTAGCTAGAGCAAGAATTTAAATTGATAGATAATAATACACAGCTAACGTCTCTTTCTTCCACAACTACATATAAAGCTAGCATGTCTTCCGGTACACGTCACCGCGTACACAAAGCTGTCACGTGAGCAAGACACGTTGGAAGGTTTATTTTTGCACTATGGCTGAGGTTGAGGGCGAGGGAGTTTTGACTTCTGTGCAGCAACAATGAAAGGTGGACCGTTTATGTTAATCTGTGTAGCCTATGTAGTCCAAAAATgccatttcacattttaaatgtaGAGGTGAAAATTATCAAAATGATTAGAACAAATATTAGCATATAAAAACCTTATTTGAATTGGATAGTTCTTATATTTTTCTAGTCAATATTGAGTGCTGTGTGGAGTTGTATGAATGtcgcttttattctgaaaagaaCTGACCGGAAGTCCTGTTCTTGTTCCGGCATGCGTATCATAGCTTTTTATATTCATACCAAAGGGCTGTGTAACATACACTACCTAATTTACATTAAATATAAAAACGCAATACATAATTTCATAATTTACGTAAAACATAATACACAATCTGCCATGCTGCCCCGAACAGACAGCGACAAGAAGCGGAACGCCAGCGAGATACAATGTTGTTTCTGCCGGAAGAATAACACCGAGGAGTCATCTGTTAGGCGCCATTTTGGCTCCATGTGAGTTCTGCTTGCCTTCGTGAGCACCGGGATGTTTTATCCTGGGTGAAGGGTGACCTTCCGAGGAGATAAAGTCGGTGAAATGGCTGCGTCGTGGGTGACGAGGAGGTTGTTCTGTGCTGTGGCAGAAACAGCAGCTCCGGTCAAAACCGGCCGCTGGGAACGGCTGAAAAACAGTAGAGCGGGTGAGAAACCGAGCTGCCGTCTAATTAGTCTTACCTGCACGAATACCGAGGGCTTTGACACTACAGGCCGCGCTAAATAGCATTCGTTGATGCTGCAAATGTCATTCTCGCTAGCAGAGAGCGAACGTGTAATTTGACATGATAACAGAGGTTGGGTCATTTACTTTTATTGACTTTATCACACACGGCAGTACAGACCATTGGTTCTCAATCATGTGTCAAATGTGTTTATCTCAAATGTTGTATATTGTCCCCTTCATATAAGCTGTGATGCTTGGTGCAACTATGTTCTGGTAGCTTGTCACATACTGGTGTCAtggaggttttcattccaaccaaacactacagcagctgtgTGAAATctgttatgtgtgtgatgcaatgcTTTTTCAAAATGGGTTAGGTTTAAAGGTATTTTAGTGTGTTCCCAGTCTAAGCCAGTGGTGTCcagtgtgcaggttttcatcccaaagaaacactacagcagctcagttcctcctctctggttgaaggtgtgttaatcagtgaaaggAGCTGCGGTGGTGTtcggttggaatgaaaaccttcaGACTCTTGGCCCCCCGCGACACATGGTTGTTAATCCCTGATCTAGGTGTTTGTTCCTTGCATGACAAACCAGCTGATTTCCTTGCCTGTCCCTCTGCGTTcttctatttctgtttttaggTGTGTGGTGTCGCAGCCTGTGCTCCGACTACAAAGAGGCATGTCGGGAGGTGGTGGTCGGCGCCTGGGAGCGGCCGATCAAAGCCTCGGTGTACGTGGCCCTCCTGGGCGGGGCCTGGGCCTGTTTCGAAACCAAGCCCGACGACTTGTCCTTCGACAAGGCCCTGCTGGAGCGCTCCAATCAGCTGGGCCTGCTGTCGGCGTGGATCCGCAGCTCCGCCTCCAACGGCCACGTGCAGAGTCTGGTGAAGCTCCGCAACGAGGGCTGCCTGCGCCACATCAGCCTGGGGCTTCTCACGCTGGTGTACCGCGCCGACTACGACCCGGAGGCCAGCCTCTATGAAGCCTGCTGCTCCAACCTGTCGGTGCCGTGGAGGGAGCTCCCTCAGCGGGTGCTGGACGTGGGCTTCGCGGGGCGCTGGTGGGTCCTGGACTCGAAGATGAAGGACTACGACGTCAACGAGGAAGAGTTCAAGCACCTGCCGGCGCACATGCAGACCGCGACGGCGCCCGGGGCtaaggaggtggagaggaacgAAAGCTTGCACAAAGATTCTTGGCTGCCgctggagatggaggaggaggagaagggaataAACGCAACCGCGGGAAAGCAGGACGGTGTCGTAGAACAAGAGCCAATGAAATCACTGGAAGAAGAACAGACTCCTGCTCAGGCAAAAGCATAAGTGCTGTGGGAACCAGTCATTTCTCACCTTCAACTCAGTGTGATGCCTTGGACACAGACTTAAATTATGATCAGATTATGAACTGTGCgcagagaaatgagagaatCTATGaatagcagaggtggggactcaagtcacatgacttggacttgagtcacagttttaatagcttgaaacttgatgcatgaagagaagacttgagacttgacttgacttggtttcTTATACAAGGATAAAAAAAGGCCTAGGATCAGTCCGCCTTGTGAAACACAACTGTTagcaaatttaaaaaatacaagtCGCAGTCATTCTCCTTCTTTTCGActtggtgacttgggacttgactttgacttgtactttgatgacttgaaaaggtttctaaagtcttgacttgagatcttgtgtttgtgtaaatgacttagattgaaagtgatgagatttgttccagcagacgactgaatttaaattctgttttctgaatttgtatggaatgattgaatttattgaagttgaaactgattatagaaatcaaactcatgatgcccttaccaagtttttatcctattaaaacaatattgcattgaaaagtcctagatatttagttttcttgaagatattaaattgatactggactgacttgacttggtaatcttcatttagacttgagacttgtgcctcaagacttgagactgacttgggactcaagctaagttgacttggtcacacctctgatgaGTAGGCAGAATTTATTAGATTTTGTTGACACAAGAAGTATAAAAGCACGTCAAGGTGTATCTTCTGTGGATTGGAAAGGATATGAGGTTCCCAGCAAAAACCTGTTGATTTTATGGATTATAATGAAATATGATTATAATGGAGCAAAGCCTGATCTCTCtgtgaaaaaacacatttctgtaaGCAGTGAACAGTACCATGTTTGCCTCATTCTGGACAACGTTACAGAAAAAAAGCCCAGTCAAACAGAGTTGCTGTGAAATCTGGTTGAATATattaaatgtgttattttcaaatgtattattgtgattatttggtTTGAGCATGTACTAGTGTTCCAGCTGTACcctaatgtttttattttctcatattttctaatctaaatcccattacttttatttaaaacagtatttttatTGGTGATTTAGGCATACATGAAAATTCCAACCCTTCATAtgaaactgtctttctctccctgatgGATACAAGGACACATGGatacaaaatgctgtttcattgcgGCTTGAATGGGACAAATTCCCACTCTGAAACTCTTCCACTGAtagatctcatcaatctgtgatgttcagtgtattccaggtgtttactttttctttacttttttggtgcaTCCACTATTCACTTTCagttaagaaaaatacaccaccaaacaacaaaatggacccagattTGCAAGTTACATCACCactagctgttttttttttaaaccgagttaaagtgttttagggtggatttttcctttaatactATGACAGCAAAGAGTAGATCAATGATTCTTATTGTGTGGACTGGCTTCTCCAATAAGCTGTTTGTCTATGGAGAGGTGAGTCAATCACTGCTTATTTTACGTCCTCCTTTAGAGGATTAGAGCAATGCAGGGTCACAGAATagccgtctttttttttttacctatctTATTCCTCTTTCGCTTTGCTCTATTGCTGCAtccctctactgtctctctttcctaaTTTTGTCTACCTGTTTTCTAGTGTTGCCACAGTTCTTTGGATTGTGACACAGTGCTGGCTCCAGTTTGTGATCCCTATCCCACCTGTAGGACAGGGTCAATGACATGACGTGCGTTTTTTGTTTCCAAATCCAttaatttcaaaaatatatatacactaccagtcataagtttggacacaccacatttttctgtgtttttactattttccacattttagaataatagtaaagacatcaaaactaagaaataacacaaatggaattatgcagtgaacaaaaaaatgttaaacaaatcaaaactatcttatatttaagattctttaaagtagccgccctttgccttgatggaaaggcaaaggctttggaaagaaattaatacataggcatcaacttcactatttatatttgtctaagaaacaaattccaagcatttaagcagaagcctttagatcaaaatggctttaagatcatgaaaaacagagaacattcaatcaggtgtgtcttAACTTTTGTATATCAAATGTACAATATACAAATCTGCTTCATGAGAAGCCACTTTAGTTTTATTGACACGCTATTCATTTCTGGAGTTCCAAAGTCAAAAATGTCACGGGGTACAACCAATTTACAATTACGTTTAACAATTCTCATTACCACTGCAAAATTAACTTCGAAATATTAATTTAATCCCTTACATAATGTATGCAAATCATTTTGACTTATTTATAGGAAAGTAGGTGTTTGAAAACTCAAAGAAGTGCCCATTCCTATGAAATGCACTAAATAAGGTATTTAGGGCAATTTGACATGCATCTTTTTCTGGGTGGTGAGATTACAACTCTAGTTTAAAAATGAATGCCATCTTAAAGCCATATAAcaaatatatatagatataggtTACATTCTTGTGGATTTTGAATtgcattttaaatccattttggttggaattttttcccccttttggAAACCTTATTTGTCATTGACCCTCCTTCATTCTCATCAGAAGGCATTCACACTCTCCATCCATGCATGCTTATACACCAAACCCATGCTTCTAGATCAGTGTGGTTAGGGAAACAAAAGAGAAATGGGGGGGGTAAACAAATCTGAACTTACATTTCTGGTTAATCTTTAAAATTTGTACCACAGCACATAACAGTAATTTGCTTTGTGAATATCAAGTCTTTCTTCAATCCACTGCACCCTTCAGTTCCTCCATTCAACTATTAAATGATAATCCTAGGTATGTCTCTCCCTGGATGGCAAGCAGAGCAGATTCTATCTTTGTAAAATCATCCGTTAGGTCTGCAGCCATTTTTCGAGACAAGACAGTcatagtgagagagagtggggtgCAGTGGATACAGGGAAGACATGGACGGTGAAAAGACCTAAATAAACAAGCAATGGCAGTAGAGGTGACTAATACTCACGGTCACACCTAGTGACTCTCACCCCAGTGGTGAAGAAGACTGGATAACTCAACCTCTGGATGGAAGAGATGAACCTGACCTTAATGGGATGAAAGGTGACTCCAAGATGTCACTAATGTACCGGCAGGAAATATCAAGTATCACCTGGAAAAAGCTCTAGGTCAGGGGCCAAACCTTGGGTTAGAATAGTTACACTTCTGCATGAGGGCATGGCCCCACCAGAGGGCGCTGTGGTGCAAAAGAAGTCATGAGCCTAGCATGCATAAGGGATCCAAAGTGGCCTTGGCATTTGAAACCAATGGATGTCCTGGGAGAGACAGTCCCTCTACTCCTCTACTGACTGGCTGCAGAACAACTTGAAACGCACCTCAGTAGAAGTCGGTGGAACCAAGGGACATCTTCCGTGTAGAATATGATTTTTTCTACAAGATGCTATAGTTGCTAATTTCATCTCTCCTAATGTCTCCCTTATGGTGATGGTCTAAATAATTGTGCCATTAGGAAGATATTTGTGTGAATTTCAGTGCGTGTCACTGACAGTTCAATCAAGACGCACATCATTGGAAGGCCAATGATGTCCTTCAATATAAGTTCCCACCCACTTCACTTACCCCAATCTGGCACAACCCCATGTTCACCATTAACAAACAACCTTTTATCTTTTCCCAATAGAAAGAGCGAGGAGTAACCAGCCTGGGACCGCTGTTCAGTGACGGTCTGCTCATGTCCTTCGACTTTCTCCAAGATAAATTCAATATTCCGGACCACTGCTGTTTTCAATACATTCAACTAAAAATCATCATTAACAAGATATTATGAGTTAAGAAGTTAAGAGGAATATCAAATGgaaaagatgttctctgttcttcggtcaaactgtaaagatgttctgtTCATCttaaactgtaaagatgttcggTTCATCATctatctcaaactgtaaagatgttctctgttcttcagtcaaactgtaaagatgttctctgttcttcagtccatctcaaactgtaaagatgttctctgttcttcagtcaaaCCGTAAatatgttctctgttcttcagtccacctcaaactgtaaagatgttctctgttcttcagtcaaactgtaaagatgttctctgttcttcagtcaaactgtaaagatgttctctgttcttcagtcaaactgtaaagatgttctctgttcttcatctcaactgtaaagatgttctctgttatCATCtcaactgtaaagatgttctctgttcttcatctcaaactgtaaagatgttctctgtccttcagtcaaactgtaaagatgttctctgttcttcatctcaaactgtaaagatgttctctgttcttcagtcaaactgtaaagatgttctctgttcttcatctcaactgtaaatatgttctctgttcttcatctcaaactgtaaagatgttctctgttcttcatctcaactgtaaagatgttctctgttcttcatctcaactGTAAAGATGTTATCTGTCcttcagtcaaactgtaaagatgttctctgttcttcaaactgtaaaaatgttctctgttcttcaaactaaaaatgttctctgttcttcatctcaaactgtaaagatgttctctgttcttcatctcaaactgtaaagatgttctctgtccttcagtcaaactgtaaagatgttctctgttcttcatctcaaactgtaaagatgttctctgttcttcagtcaaactgtaaagatgttctctgttcttcatctcaactgtaaagatgttctctgttcttcatctcaaactgtaaagatgttctctgtccttcagtcaaactgtaaagatgttctctgttcttcaaactgtaaaaatgttctctgttcttcatctcaaactgtaaagatgttctctgttcttcatctcaaactgtaaagatgttctctgtttttcagtcaaaccgtaaagatgttctctgtccttcagtcaaactgtaaagatgttctctgttcttcagtcaaactgtaaagatgttctctgttcttcagtcaaactgtaaagatgttctctgttcttcatctcaactgtaaaaatgttctctgtccttcagtcaaactgtaaagatgttc encodes:
- the timm29 gene encoding mitochondrial import inner membrane translocase subunit Tim29: MAASWVTRRLFCAVAETAAPVKTGRWERLKNSRAGVWCRSLCSDYKEACREVVVGAWERPIKASVYVALLGGAWACFETKPDDLSFDKALLERSNQLGLLSAWIRSSASNGHVQSLVKLRNEGCLRHISLGLLTLVYRADYDPEASLYEACCSNLSVPWRELPQRVLDVGFAGRWWVLDSKMKDYDVNEEEFKHLPAHMQTATAPGAKEVERNESLHKDSWLPLEMEEEEKGINATAGKQDGVVEQEPMKSLEEEQTPAQAKA